cttccatctagaggagtccctctaaagtaccctgtagaggtggtttgtgggaggcaaattccctcaacttttgcttgtctgggaattaatccctccttcatatttagatgataatcgtgctggatacagtgtccttggttcaaggtccttctgtttcattgcattaaatatatcatgccattctcttctggcctgtaaggtttctgttgagaagtctgatgacagcctgatgggttttcctttgtaggtgacattttttctctctctctggctgcctttaatactctatccttgtccttgatctttgtcattttaattattatgtgtcttggtgttgtcctccttgggtcccttctgttgggagttctgtgggcttccgtggtctaagagactatttcctcccccagtttggggaggttttcagcaattatttcttcaaatacactttttatccctttttctctcttcttcttcttctggtacccctataatgcagatattgttctgtttggattgttcacacagttctaatattctttcattcctggagatccttttatctctctctgcctcagcttctctgcgttcctgttctctgatttctattccattaacagcgtcttgcacctcatccagtctgctcttaagtccttccagagattgttttatttctgtattctccctcccatctttatctgttagctcttgcatttttctctgcagctccagcagcatggttatgatctctattttaaattctttttcaggaagattggttaaatctgtctccccaggctccttctcaggggttgtctatgtgattctggtctggattaaattcttctgctttttcatggtgatagaggtagtcgtgggcagttggcgcgtgtgtcagctgggagacccTTCCCACTTGCTCATCACcatcctctcctgtgagaacggcgacccctagcggcttggaGTGGGCAGCTGCGTCCTAGCGGGGTCTCTGAGTttggcccaggcggctgtggaggaggctctgggtggttgtTGTGGGTGCGGCCGCtttcaggctgctcccctgctatggccaGGCCGCGCCGGAGGGAGAAtggacaggaggctgtttatcgccatgaggggcctcagagctgcactgtcgcccaaggggttagggtgcccagagttccccgggattccgagctgctaggctgagtgtgctggaacgcttccgtccagctgtggggtccctgtccctttaagactttcaaaaggcacttgcttttcttttgtcccaggggtgcgggcagcggggacccgctcgcagattttactgttctgtttccctaatatccagcacaccacgcactgtgtctgtgctcccggtgcagatggctagggctgggtatttagcagtcctgggctccctctccctccccgctcagactcctctcctcccgctggggagctggggtgtggggacacTCGGGTCCCCCAGGGCCGCAGTTTGTATCTTAcaccctttgtgaggcactgggttctcgcaggtgtagatgtagcctgcctgttgtactgtatccactggtctctcttttaggaatggttgtatttgttgtgttttcaaaaatatatatgcgtCGGGCCCAGCGGCGCGTGTGTTGCGCGGCCGGCCGGGAGGCTGGGGCTCGGGGCAGGGGCGTGTGCGGCCTCTGCTTCATTGTGCCCTAGCAGCGCCCGGATGTCACGCGGGCTGCTGGCATCATGAAGATCTGGACTTCGGAGCACGTCTTTGACCACCCATGGGAAACTGTTACAACAGCTGCAATGCAGAAATACCCAAACCCTATGAACCCAAGTGTGGCTGGAGTTGATGTACTGGACAGACATATAGATCCCTCTGGAAAGTTGCACAGCCATAGACTTCTCAGCACAGAGTGGGGACTGCCTTCCATTGTGAAATCTCTTATTGGTGCAGCAAGAACCAAAACATATGTGCAAGAACATTCTGTAGTTGATCCTGTAGAGAAAACAATGGAACTTAAATCTActaatatttcatttacaaatatggttTCAGTAGATGAGAGACTTACATACAAACCATATCCTCAGGACTCAGAAAAAACTGTTTTGACTCAAGAAGCCATAATTAGTGTGAAAGGAGTCAGTCTCAGCAGTTACCTCGAAGGACTGATGGCAAGTACGATATCTTCAAATGCTAATAAAGGCTGAGAAGCAATGGAATGGGTAATACGTAAACTAAATGCTGAGCTTGAGGAATTGACAGCCTCGGCAAGAGGGAGCATGAGGACACCAATGGCGGCAGCAGCATttgtagaaaaatgatgaaaaaagaaGTTGGTCTACAACACCCGACCCCCCTGGGTCTCTACAAACTagcaatatatttatttgttatttaaaaaataaaaccagatgactggttagccagagacgggtaagattcctcaagggaggaacaacctaagacaggcacagtcgcaggggggccatcaggtgagaaattggggatcaacagaggtgaggcttagaacctcacaccccctgttctgagagaaatcttctgcatacgtggatgttttattgcccttgtctagcttggattaacacatagtctacaggcacacacctgatcatctacatttgctctcttacaacactaaactatgttttctacctttatcttgtatctacctaccacttcagcattttattaaaaataataaagagagaaatgtggtatccacatataaatcaagtataaaaaccaaatgagtattcatatttgaactgactgtttagagttcataatgcatgagcaaaaccgaaagtttctgtgatgactgcccttgtaatgttcaccatgtaacttattcattatgtaagaatttgttctccatgtaagaacttgtttgttatgcctcagaagattggagactgacgaaaattaggcttggggtggattaatgattgtgcattgagcattgactcccctatacagaattttattgtcgttaacaaccatttgatcaataaatatgagagatgccctcacaaaaaaaaaaaaaaaaaaaaaaaaggacagacttccaatggtaaaataaataagtaaccgggatgtaatgtatagcataaggaatatagtcaagatattgtaacagcttggtagggtgatagctggaacctagaattatgtatataaatgttctaccactgtgttgtacacttgaaactaatgtaatgtaatactgtgcgtcaactacccttcaataaaaaatatttaaaaaaataaataaataaaaataaataaataaataaaataaaaccacaggtagttttttttttaataagctgaAAAGGCTATGTGACTTTTCATCACTACAAAGAGATGCAGGGTTTCTGAGGAAAAGGGATCACTGAAATTAGCATTGTTTGAAATAACTTAGTTTTGAAGAATCTGatatttatatgaatatttaaCAATTTTTGAAAAGTTCTTGGAAATTGGTATTGGCTTATTAAATCTCCTTAAGGTAGAATTTTAAAGCTTTTCGTGCTTTGGCACGCTACCTGGCTTTGGACCAACCCTGAACAAAGCAGAGACATCTCTTAAATGTACACAGTTGCCTTGCTGCAGTAAATGTCAGATGATTGCATGAGGGAACTCACTTGAAAAGGAGATACTGTATAGTTTTAAAAGATCTTAATTTGTATAGAATAACTTGCTCTGCTATAAACCACCACTGAAAACCACAGTGTTTGAATTTGGTACCTAAATGACATTTTTGGAGTGAAAATTATCACTAGAATAATACATGACTCCTACAAAAATGTGATTATTAAGAGTACTGTATTGATTTGCTAAAGTTTTGTAACTTAGTAAAAGTATTACCTTCCTTGGGTTTGTACTTTATGACTTAGTATGCTATACCGTGGGCTGGTTGTTaactgaaaaaattaaatcacTACCTAATTTTGCAGCACTCTTAAACAGAAGAACAGCTGTTCACATCTTTCAGCATTTCAACTTTGCCTAACTTATAAATTTTCATGTGTCAAAATCATGGTTCTGTAATTGCCAAAGCATATGTCAGGTTATTTGAATATACTTTGTGAAGTAATTGTGACCACAAAACATCTTTTTTCACATGAAGAGCTGTACATCATTTGAAATCACTCACGTGATGTCTTGATCTGAAGCTTAAATCCCAGGTACTTAATTTTGAATAATACAGTGCCAGAGccgagggtgggggtgggaggaaggaaaaataataggaaaaaagggCATTGACCTAAACTAACCACTGCATGGATTGCTTTGCAGCTTGTATTTCTGGGAAGTCCTTATTTTGAATGCTGAGGGATAGCTGCAGTCAGAAAAACAGTCCAGTTAATGTTAATGTATTTTGCTTCATCTTTTGTAGCAGGCAGTTACCAACCAGTAAATAATATCCTTGATACTTGTAGTTGTTGGATAGAGTATTTTTAAAGGTGATTAGCTCTTGCCTTTATTTTACAGTGCTTAGCGTGATAAACTTCTATTCGTTTCCTATAAAAGAAACCAAttaatttatgtatataaacTACAGAAATAGCCTAccaaactgtttttaaaatcagTGTTTCTCTACTTAAATTGTTTAGCTTAAAGACTTTTTAGGATATTTGTAAAAGCAAGTTAAATCCAATAAGGTTTTTGATTAGTTTTTGTAACTGGAGATGGGTTTTACAATTGAAATTTCAGCTGAACAAAACATTgctaaatatttgatttttaaaagttgccTTGTATGATTTCTGTAAATTATCCTTGTTCTGAAAAAGGTGTAAAATGCCCTAATGATAAAAAAGatttctaaacaaaaaaaaaaaaaatatatatatatatggttttgggagatttccaccgccctactcacgccaccatcttggctcctccccctacATGCTTTTTTTTGCTGGACTATTTGAACATGAGTAGGCATCGGCTGCTCGGCACCCTGGAAGCACAGGGCTTCTCCTGTATACCCCCGTCCACACCAGCCTGAAGGGACAGGCCAGTGTGTCACCTCATGGCTTGTAAACACGGCTTAGAAAAGAAGCCTCCAACACACATGCCACCAAATCCTAATAGCTTCAGAGCACTTCACTGGGGTTCACGATTCTTCTCACTTTAATCCACATAAGCAATCAACAAGGATGGTATCAGCCAAACAGAATCATTTTTATGGGTGAATGTTTTTCATTTAGAAGCCCCATAGAGTATCTGCCATTAAAATCCACTCTTTACTCCATTTTCCAAGATAGAAATAATCTCCTGATAAAATTCATGCTCAttgtaaaaaataagaaaaatgtaaaaagagcACAACCTGTCTTTGTGATTTTACAATTCCTTCCTCCCATATGACCAAGTACAGACACAGTGAATACTGTGCGAATGATCTTTGTTACGcgtgtatacacacataccacCCTGTACAATGCACTGCTTGTTCTCTCTTGTACTTAATGGCAGTCTGCTGTCTGGATGCAATCACTACAGCTGGACACACGGATTTGTGAAGCGGCTAGGCTGTGTGCAAACCAACAGTGCCGGTAAATTCCTTTAGGAATGACAAAATTAGGGGACCATGAGAAGCCACGATTCAGTCCTTTCCTTAAAGAGAACACCTGCATCACCACTAAAGGGGAGCACTGCTCCTGGAGCTAAGACACCCCACATGCCCACTGTCATTTTCAAGCCCCCATCAGGCTGGTTCTTGGTTACTCCTAACCAGTCCCTGCTGGGTCTTGAGCACAACAGGCCTAAAGCACACAGTGCGTTGGACAGAGGTGAGCTGCAAGTGACTGGGCTTTACCCTCTGCTGCCCACCTGCCTCATGTGCCGAAGGGACCTGAAGATGGACAGCTTTCGGGACTGCCAGTTTCCACAGTCTGCCAGCAAGGAAGAATCTGTTGGGCATTTGGCCAGCTCCTGCCCTTCTGCACCCTCTGGCGAGACAGGggctttctcctcctcttcagCCTTAGAGTTGTCCCAGCTTTCAGATTCCTCTTCTAGGTCTACAAGAGGGACAACAAAGACTGTTATGAAGCATGCAGCCCCCCTGGATTCCTTCAACCCCTGGGCGCAGGAGTCATTAGGTGACCACTTCAGCCCAGGGTATCTCGTGGTTAAACCAACCAGTCAGCTACTGACTTCTGGTTTGGGCTTGGCCTGGGAAGGGTGTTCAAGCAGCTGTCTTCTCGACCTGAAGCACCACAGCACTGTGAAGCTCACACTGCATGGCCAGGAGCTCTTTACTGTCCATGGGGAACCTAAACCAACAAGTGTGACAGCTGATGCTTACCCAACACATCCTCGGTGGGCATTATTGTAAGGGCTTCCACATGCTATTCCATTTAATCCTTTCAACTGTCCAAAGATCAGTactattcttcccattttacaaataaatattttttatttccattagtCTCCACTGACAACCCCCACACATGATGGCTTCTTCAATCCATGTCACCAATGAGACAGGGACCCATAGAGAAGTGGCTGTACCTGGGCACACAGAACACAGGcgcagcagagccaggacttgaagCCTGGTCTGATTCCGAAATGTGTGCTCCAAACCTCTACGCTCACCTTTTCTGTAACCaaaatgtctctctctcttcaaagCTCTGGTATACTTGCTTCTCTGTGTAGTAAATCCCACCAATGGCCTATCCTGGCCATCTTCACTAGCCTGAACTTTGTAATCACTGCAATCATCAACAGGACTAGGGGCCACTGACCCACGAGGGTGAGCAGGCAGACTGCCAGGTCTGGTTTTTCCAAGGATGTTCTCTTCTTGATGAAACCCTTCTCACTTTGCCCTACCCAGGAAAGAGTGTTTGAATGCAAGTGGGTACAAGTCACTTGCCTACAGGAATACCCTTGAAACTTCTTAAGATCAATAATACACCAAGTGAAGCACATCAAGCATTACTTTAGCAACAAGCTACAACACGCATCACAGTCTGGTTTACCCAACCCCACAGATGAAACCACGGACTTAAGAAATCGAATCATCTCTAAAGGAAAGCCACAAAGGATTGAGATCAGAGGTGCCTGGGTTGGTGTGCGCTGCAGCAGAACCCACGGGAAAACACTTAAGCACACAGAAGCCCAAGCCCTAGACATGGAGGTCTGATTGCAAACCTGAGGAGGGCGGCCCATATACTGGTCAGGCTTGGGAACCACTGACCTTGATGGAAACCTGAGATCCAACCAAAGCACAACATTTTATTGTTAAAGAGCAAAGAATGAAAGGCTGTCCGGGAAGGCCAACACTTGGCTATGATAAAATAGGGACAAGAAAACCTTCAATCAACAGATCCTTTCCACAGACTGACAGTCATTAAGAGTGGATCTTCCCAACCCGTTCAAGGTAAATACCCTTTTACATGAATATCAAGGAAAATGAGATAGGAAACCACAATAAAAACACCTAGATAAAGGGCAAGCTTTTGGGAACGCCCGTCCTGGGACCATGCCCCCCAGGGTCCCCTTCATCAGCAACTTCTGCTGGGACAGAAGGCCAGTAGCTGGGAGATGGCCCCCAAAGGCAACACAGGCCAAGGGATCAGCACAAGCACCTGCCAGCTCACCTGCAAGCTTCTCCATCTGGACCAAGGTGTCCTCGGTGGGCGCGCCCTCCAGGAGCTTCTCAGTCAGCCGGCTGCCGCAGGCTTTCAGGAGCCTGGGGAATAAAGCACTGTCTCTGACGTGTTCTTGCCGAAAGAAAAACCGAACCAGAATATATGCTGGATTGAATGTTGCTAAGGAATTAATCAGTTTTGCTTCATAATGGTTTTATGCTTGAAATGACACAACTaagatttgctttaaaaaataactctaggggcggagccaagatggcaccgTGAGTAGGGcaatgggaatctcctcccaaaaacatatatatttttgaaaatacaacaaatacaactaatcctaaaagagagaccagaagacacaggacaacagccagaccacattcacacctgcgagaacccagcacctggtgaagggggtaagatacaagctgcagcccggcaggacccgaggcccctcatcACAGCTCCcggtggaaggagaggagtcggaacagggagggagagggagcccaggactgctaaacacccatccccagccatccgcaccagagcgcgcacacagtgtatgcgtggagtcctggatactagggaagcaggacagtaagacctgtgaacgggtcctgcagccggcgcctctgggacaaagaaaagcaagtgctttttgaaagtcttaaagggacagggacctcacaactggacggaagcatcctgggtcacagtccagccactggaaattccagggaactccaggcgcacgaaacccctgggcaacagctctgagacccctcacggaggtaaagagCCAAACtgtcccccgtccattacccctccggggccccaccatagcagagaagcaacctgaggctggccacgcccacagcaagggagcttcctccataccgccaggcaagatacagagacccagtctacacgcaattgcccaacacaaccactaggggtcgcagttgtcccagtaaagaaaggccaggagcaagtggaaagtcttggctctcccagctg
The sequence above is a segment of the Manis pentadactyla isolate mManPen7 chromosome 4, mManPen7.hap1, whole genome shotgun sequence genome. Coding sequences within it:
- the LOC118916800 gene encoding PRELI domain containing protein 3B-like, with amino-acid sequence MKIWTSEHVFDHPWETVTTAAMQKYPNPMNPSVAGVDVLDRHIDPSGKLHSHRLLSTEWGLPSIVKSLIGAARTKTYVQEHSVVDPVEKTMELKSTNISFTNMVSVDERLTYKPYPQDSEKTVLTQEAIISVKGVSLSSYLEGLMASTISSNANKG